atcctttatttttgtcattgtcACGAACATATTTTCAAATGTCAGGATTCATGTCAGAGTTAAAATGCTTCCATTTGCTGCTTAGTGACTGGGTTTCTCTGGATTTGACACTGTGGGAATTTTGATGTTCCTGTCTGGTAAACTGAATAAAAGGTAGATTAATTAGAAAGCTATTctgacacagtaatatttcatatGATGCTAGAACATTcacggagagaaagagagaaaagagagatgtGGGGGATAATTTAAACCTCTAACTTTTAGTCATTTCAATCTTCAGTCAGAGCCAATAATTAATAATTGGAGTCCCTTTATTCATGTCTTCCATTATGCACTCATTTAATAGATATCACATTCTCACTATTTCAAAGATTTTACAGTAATAAATGATCTAATACTCTTACATTACTTACATTACTCAATTCGTTGGACAGTATTAGGTTAGGTTTAGagtatttgttcttttttccgcTCATCACATCTGTCTAATGTATATGCCACAGCATCcttgtttgtttgaatttgtataaaatatgtaCCTGAGTTCTCTCCAAGTGGTACATTAAACCACTTTCCTTAGagattttctctctgtttctctgtattGCCATTTTTTACTATTTACCTAATTCTTCTTgtctaattaatttttttctatttctcgATGTTGCAGTATAGCTTTTGGACACAGTAAAGCTGAGGAGGAAGATTATGAGGATGTTCCTATAAATAAAACTTGGGTTTTATCCCCAAAGGTTTATgacagtgatgtcacactgatccTGAATAAATTACTACAGGGCTATGACAACAAACTTCGACCAGACATTGGAGGCAAGTTATTACATCAACTTTGCACTGATTTCCATTCTGATCAACCTCATTTTTATTAGTGGATAACTATGTGCTACAGAGTAGTTagaaaatttacaaaaaaatgatgCATAGAGTAAAATAGAACATGAGGATAGGTTATATATGAAAAAAGGCATTGATCAGTAGCAGACCATAGTGCCACCTGTCAAGGAGTGGGATATATTAGTTAGCATGTAGGCAGTCAGTTATCAAAGTTggtgtgttggaagcaggaagaATTGGCAAGCATAAGGAAagagtgactttgacaagggtCAAAGAAAACTATAAAACTGTGTCAAATCTTCTTTAAAACAACAGGTTTTAGGGGATGTCCTGGAATGCAGTGCTTAGAACCAAAACTGGTCTAGGGAAGGACAACCCAACAACCAGTGATTGGGTCATGGGAGCCCAAGACTCAATGACGTGTGTTAGGAGCAAATGCTAGCCCTTCTGATCCAATTTGACAGAAGAGCTATTGTAGCACAGTTGCTATTATATAACAGTGTTGAAACACATGGTTCATTGCAGCTTGCTGCATATGGGGCTGTGTAACAGCAGACCAGTCAGAAtgcccatgctgacccctgtACACCACTCAAAGCACCTACGATGGTTATCTGAGTCAGGACCATGTAGCAATGGAAGAAGGCAAGGTCAAATGGCGGTTTGATGCTCTAGGTAATGTTTTACCAGAAAAAACTTCCTGGCATTCATCTATGTACCACATACCTAAGATTGTTGACCAAGTACATCTTGTCATACCGCCAGTATTCCCTAATGACAGTGGCCACTTTCAGCGTTAAAGGTACCCtgtcacactgcaaaaaatgttCAGGAGTGGTTTGAGGAATATAACAAAAttttcaaggtgttgacttggcctccaaaatTCCAAAGATCTCAAACAAATCTTATTTATAAAGTGCTTGCTGGAAGAATATGAGAAGAATATGAATGATATACTGTCCACAGCTCTGTTATTTTAAATGACTGATCACAGCTCTATCAGAGCACAGTAGAATTACATCAGTGTTGATCTTCCATCTTTTTCTGTGTCCTGAAGTACATATGAAAAATGGCCAAATAtatagagaaggaaagagaaaccAATAAGGAGCACAAGTAGGTGAGATGATAAGTGGAGTTCTCAGAGCCAACAGTGAGGGGGTGTGAGGTAGCCCTATGGGCTTTTTGTGTTTCATCATCCCTTTATAACTGCATTGTTTTGACTCTGTTAAAATAGTGTAGCGTCTACatcatataatcattcatttacatattaatatttttgtattagcCAGTTTTAGACATAAACTATTACATTTTGTCTAGTAATTTAATGGCTGGAtttcgatgggttggcaccacTTCAAATGATTTTATCacctttaattaataacaataaaaccaaTCTGTTTGCGAGTGTACCATGACAAATCAATATTCTAATTTAAATGTTCGTATTAGAAAGCATTACACAGATGGTTttctaatctgttttttttttctttcagtaagACCCACCATCATTGAGACAGCCGTGTATGTGAACAGCATAGGCCCAGTGGATCCCATCAACATGGTGAGCCAAAACCATAGATCTCTAAACATATATGGAAGATGTAGTGcttattacttataaatatcTTAACCTTTAcatttggatattttttttgctctgatttTTAGGAGTATACCATAGACATCTTCTTCGCTCAGACATGGTATGACAGTCGGCTCAAGTTTAACAGCAGCATGAAGCTCCTGATGCTAAACAGCAACATGGTTGGAAAGATCTGGATCCCTGATACGTTTTTTCGCAACTCCCGTAAATCTGATGCCCACTGGATCACTACACCCAACCGGCTCCTTCGACTTTGGAGCAATGGACGTGTAATGTACACTCTGAGGTTTGTCATTGCGGCCACTTTGTTTATGCTTGCGTTGGTTGATTGTTGTTTGTGCAGCTGAGATGTGTGCTTTTGTTCTCCTGTCCTGTAGCATTTGCTTCTGTAAGAAAAATGTCCCCTGCTTTCTGTGGACACATACAGTTTAATTCATTAACTCATTTAAACCACATCTATTTGTTAGCTGAAACTGAATAATCGACTGTGGTGATAGTCATGAAACATAGTAGTTTGCACACCTCAGTGCATTTTATAAGACTCAaccttatgttttgtttttctgacactATTCTGTTTTTGTCAGGTTGACTATTAATGCGGAATGCTACCTTAAGCTGCATAACTTTCCTATGGATGAACATTCGTGTCCTCTGGAGTTTTCAAGCTGTAGGTGTTAAAATTACTATCATCAGTCACTGTCACTCAGCCTCAGCCCCGTCCTGAGTGCTTCTGGCCAAACAATCCCACACATTGCCTTTGTCAACTGCCCAATTTTCATTGGCCTGCCCCAAATACCATTGTCCAATCCCTTAAAGAGAAAGGACAGTGTACCATCCTCCTGCAGAATACTCATCCCTCTTCAGCTGCCTTTACATTAGCTtgtatttcagtgtgtgtcATCCCTGCATCTGCTGTGTGCGTGCTATCCTTCAGCTTATCATATATGTTATCAGTCATCATGGGTAGAACATTGAGGAAAAGGCAAAATATGTCTTAAATGCCTCAGTGCCATTCTGCcattcttttttgtgtttgctAAACATTGTAACATTGTGTTTGGGTTGTTCACTGCATGAGCTATTTGGgagatgtgttttattttgcagaCGGGTATCCAAAACATGAGATCCAGTATAGATGGCAGCGTCGTGCTGTCGAGGTAGCTGACCAACGCTACTGGAGACTTTACCAGTTTGCCTTTGTTGGCCTGCGCAATTCGTCTGATGTGGCACATACTCAGTCTGGTAAGTTGTACAATAAGGATAATGATTAGATAATGGAAAGTCAGTCGGTAACATTTGAGTGTCCAGCAGTGGAAAATTGGaatttaaagcaaatattttgcTCCATATTTTGCAATGATTGTGGGGTATAAAATTCGAAATGAAAGCTACCTTTTGTTTTGTATAGGGTCATGTACatgtacagttgaggccaaaattattagccccccaggaattttggaacattttcctaaagatctttccaatgtttgcagcattgataaaacttgatataatcaaacattcgccagtgctatttagtagcttttggtacattttggaatataaaatacatttttaggcttgctttataatcaaatatagtgaaaatggggtggtcaaaaatattagccccttgtgaatatttgctttcaaaacacacccaattaatcaatcagctttcaaaacacacctaattaatcaatcagctttcaaaccacacctgtgcagtcaattggcttcctaacaacacctgggcattcaatcagcattaaaggactccaaggaacagggcacttgaacacattattgggagagactacttttactcaccatgccaaagacaaaggaaatcagtcttgagctcagaaagaagatagtggaggctcatgataagggggaaggctatactgccatttccaagcttttcacagtgtctagaaccgccgtacgttgcatcattgccaagtacaaggagacaaattctgtaagaaacaaacctgggcgtggtcgtaagcgcaagatttcaagaaccctggagaggaaaatagtcagagatatcagcaagatgccccagacatctgccaagatgattgttgctgacctggcctcttctggagttgatgtttcaaggaacacagttgtgagggctcttcatcgtggtgggcttcagggccatcgtcccagaagaacccctttactcaaacagcggcacatcacagctagactgaggtttgcccgtgaacatttgaaaggtaaagatgagttttgggagtctgtgctttggtctgatgagactaaactggaactgtttgggcacatggatgttgcttatgtttggcgaagaaagggtgaggccttcaaccctaagaacacagttcccacagttaaacatggtggtgggagcatcatgctgtggggctgttttgcagcttcaggcacagggagccttgttcgggtgcatggcatcatgaaaaaagaaaattatgttgacattttgagggataatatgcagaaatctgctcgtagtctagccttaggtcgtcgctgggtcttccaacaagacaatgacccaaagcatacatcgaaattggtccaacagttcctgaaggataccaaaacaaaggtcctggagtggcccgtacagagcccagacctcaatcctattgagaatctgtggcgagtgctcaaagtgaatgtccatgctcggaaaccacgtaatttggaccagctggagcaatttgcaatggaagaatgggctaaaatccctcaggaaacctgtgccaacctagtaaagaactactctaagaggttgttgtcagttgtggctcagaaagggttcactattgactattaatgaccgggggctaataattttggacgtttcatttttgccctttcttgtttcaactcactatttcaattaaatatcctaatcaaacttagtggagattttgtctttgttattttggaaacaaacacactataaaacacttgttgttaatggtcatttccatggagaaatcaagagttttgtctaatttcataagggggctaataattttggcctcaactgtatgcTATTGAAAATCAGTTTCATGCAAGTTTAACAGCAACAGAAATATTCCACACTATATATTCCCTATATATTCTGTGTTCGATGATTGTTTTATTCAGGAGAGTATGTGATAATGACAATCTTCTTTGATCTGAGCCGAAGAATGGGCTACTTTACAATCCAGACCTACATCCCGTGCAGCATGATCGTAGTGCTGTCCTGGGTTTCTTTCTGGATCAACAAAGACGCTGTGCCTGCCCGAACATCTTTAGGTAAATTACAAGCTAATTTCAGAAtagattcaaataaaatgtaagtttacACAAAGCCTACTTATTTTAACAAAGGCcttattaaataatgtattgtTTATCTACTTCCACAAAttcattttttacatcattttagttGTCTGTAGGGAATTATAGTTCTTTCCCATTCTGAgtggtgttttattttctggCACAGGTATCACAACCGTCCTTACTATGACAACTCTAAGCACTATATCCAGGAAGTCATTGCCGAAGGTGTCTTATGTCACAGCCATggatttgtttgtgtctgtttgcttCATCTTCACCTTTGCTGCACTTATGGAGTATGGAACATTGCACTACTTCACTAGTAACCGTCAGAACAAGAAGACCAAGTCGAGCAGTGCACCGGTGAGTTTATAATACTCTGTACAGTGTGTGGCTTACCACTGcggggctcctgagcaaggcccttaacgctcaattgctcagatggcgtctgccaaatgccataaatgtaactgtaaagcAATTAAGAAGCAATTTCTTCAGATGTTTTAGATTTTACGTTTTGCTGCtcattttgctttttaaatattgaattaaaattacagttttaatcacagtattattcattcacacattcattgtTCTTTGCCTAAGGCCTAGCCAGCATTCTAATGCACTGGGtaattttttattccttttgtgCCAGAAATCAAGCATGGAAAACATCAGACCAGGGACGTCTCTACTCCAGATGAACAACATAGCGCCTTATcacgacgacgatgatgatttCACATACGAGTGTTTGGATGGGAAAGACTGCACAAGTTTTTTCTGCTGCTTTGATGATTGTCGCTCGGGGGCGTGGCGTGAAAACAGGATGCACGTTCATGTGTCCAAAATTGACTCCTACTCCCGAATATTCTTCCCAACTGCTTTTGGCCTCTTTAACCTTGTGTACTGGATTGGGTACCTCTATCTCATTTAAAGATATGGTATGAGTGAGGTTGGActcatttgaaatatttaaaaatcatttgtaaattCCCCATCATCTTGATACTGTGTAAGGGTGGAAACAGATTTTACAAGTGGTGTCTTTATCCATTGATATTTCAAATGGTGAGAATGCATTagtgaaaaaaggaaagaagaggtGCATGTGAGATGTTAGAGGTATTAAAGTATTACATTACTTTGAATATTACCAGCAGGAACGTTAAAAAAATCCGTGCCATTTCAAACACATTCATTAGAAATATCTGCCTTGCTATCTTAAGGTGCAGTGAAGAATATAATTCATATAACCTTGCTTTGTTACAGGTTTggcacaaaaaaacattttgtggacaaataaaaatatttttctctttcagcgTACCCAgtagtttaaaaatattaacagcGTTTAACAGGAATTTAACCCGTAATAACAGGTTTATCTATTTACTAGTAGCTGAGTAGATGCTAAGCTGAGtagtttttattataaaaaagcataactataatataattctatgtatgtatatacacaaataaccAGCTTCCTTGTGCCCTATCAAACCAAAGCGTAGGTAGATTAAGACTTTTGCTAAAAGTTTACCCTTAAGCCATTCTCTTGGAAATAGCCAGTAATTACAGCATAATCCTATCTCTGTAATAACCGATGaactctcatgtcactgtaccCAATGTGTATGCATTTTTCagttatgtatatataaatttgttttacaCAAAGACATTAAGCAAAAAATTTTGTTAGTTATGCACAATTACAGAATTGCTTCATTTCACAAGTTTACACGCTCTATAATCTGTAGTCCCACACATACCAATATTTACTGAGCAAATGAGCAAGCTACAGTAATGTGACTAAAGCCTCTGTTGTAGCGCACTATGGCCAAGAACTTAACAAATCCTCCAGCTCATCTGTGATTTTCCACCAAAAACTTTATTGTTGTTTGCTCTTCGTGAAAGTCACATTACTTTAATCTAGTGACACATCAGAGATCCCATGGATAAAACAACCAAATGTTCATTTCAAGTCTCTTCAGACTTACCCAAATGCACACAGACAAAACTATAAACTATTTCATTACAATCTTGTCAGCTTATGACGAAGCCATGGATGCCTTTTGCGTAGTTTAACACTTCGATAACTATTGTGGTAGACCATTCAGATGGAAACCATGGTGAAATGAGGATCATTCTAagcttaaaatgttattttgtagctctagttctgtgtgtgtgatggtagcTTCAGACATTCACCCTATTTCCAGCTATGCCTTCTCGTTAATTTTCATTGTTTAGAAAAACTTGCCATATATGGACATATGAATGTATGTCCCTTCAGCAAGCTGCAATGCAGCCTTGTCCTGTTGTAACATATTTTCTAAAGTAGAATTATGTATAGATGTGCGCTGTGTCCAATAAATCTCGACAAATCTTCCAAGTCACAATCCATGCTCTTTCACTTAGTCACTGGTTAGCCCACCCTATGCAGAATGCTGTCTCTGATAGCaatgaacatttataaattgaaatctatttatatttttgtatataaatagataaacaaggCATTAAAAGATGTCCATCATTATTGTttcttgttattaataataaatcaatgcATTTATGTGGTTTGTTGACAGCATGATTATGAGTGTGAGAGCTCCATGCTGTCTCTTGGTTTTAATATACTCTCCTGTCGGCCTTTTTTTGGCCATTTCTTCCTACGGATGTTGTTAGACTGACTCTGTTCTGCACTCTTCACCTGTTAATAAATTTATGTagtgtgtaaaaaacaaacaaaaaaaaaaaagctcaacactgtgaaaaaaaaataaatttgtgcctgaaaaaaatggaataaattcTTTGTGGTTATTGAATGTGTTGAATATTTTAGCAATTCATTGAAATGCAACAGTAGGAAGCAGGAAACTAGGGAAAAAATTGTTTTGAATATTATTCAGATGGCTGGTCTTGGAAAAAAGGTATTATCAACTAATTAATGCATTTAATcctttctcattcattttcaggTTATGTGCTGAGTGCACAAGCCAAAATGTCTTGGTTGTGATGCCATTAAATGACAatttttatgaaatatataataaatgtataatgataataaaaacattaaatgtaattaatttttttaaatatatagtatataaaaatatagttttCTGAGAAAACTATCTATCTAATGATATTCTTACGTGCACACGTGTTTATTAGATCTCTTCAGTGAGCTTTCACAGACCCTGATGATTACAATGGCTTAAAGAGAGACAGGGCTTCTAAGTACTAATAGCAGTGAATAACTTAAAAGCTTGTTGATTTGTCCCagtgaaaaaaaatatcacatacagtaataatCCCTGTTGATGTGAGGCTCACATCATCCATGCAGTGTTCTGGTCATTATTATGGTAATGTTCTGATTTAATTCAGTAGGTAGGGTGCTAGACACCAGCTTCTGATCAGATTATGTATTCATGCTTGTGTGGATTTGTAGACCTTTGTTAATGAAAGACTGATGATGCTGAATATAATGTACTGTTATATTGCCTGAACATGCCACATCTACTCTATTGAGGAAGCTTTCGAATATTAGCCAGCCACCATAAGTAATCACTGTAAAGGTTATTTAAaggtgtttaaaacaacaacaacaacaataataataataagtatatattgtttatttgtattatgttGCAGACAATATTCTTTTAGCAAACGATGACTGTATTTAGCCAACTATGTTGTAATGATAAAATACATCTtctatgtaaataatataataaaatgagtAGCTTCGTCATGTGTCAGGTTTTATACAATTCAGAAGAATTACAGGCCAAACTGCACAAGTCATTCTTGtcttatatatagtatttattacAATATACCAAATAGTGAATTCGATTTTTAAACCAATTTAATAACctattttcttttcagaaatcaGAGTTCATACACTTTTCTCCCTAATGATGAAAAACATCTGTTACAAACCCTTGTCATCTTGTCGTCTTTGTATTCAGGTTGTAAGAAGTTAAATCAGAAATTagaaatcagaaagagctttattgccaggaatgttttcacatgcgaggaatttgttatagtgacagaagctccataGTGTagcagaatgacatatacaatatagacaaattgtatgtacaaatgtacaggtgtgaaatgagcaattgaaatatacaatataggcaatttgtatgtacaaatatacaagtgTGAAACTTTCAACTGAAATATACATAGTatatgttttaagtaaataatgtgtgagaatagtgtgtgttccgcgtatgttaagtgttcatccgatggagggaagaaactgttcctatatctggccgttctggtgctcagggctctgtagtgTCGACCAgttggcaacagttcaaagagtgagtgttctggatgtgaggggtcctgagtgattgtttttgctcttttgctcactctggagaagtacaggtcttggagagtggggagagttgtgccaatggttcgctcagcagtccgaactaccctctgtagtcttctgaggtcggatttggtagctgagctgaaccaaacactaattgaggtgcagaggatggattcaatgatggcagtgtagaactgtttcaacagatcctgtggcaggttgaacttcttcagctggcgaaggaagtacaacctctgctgggcctttttcacaatggagtctatgtgaatgtcccacttcaggtcctgagagattgtggttcccaggaatctgaatgactccactgctgtaacaatgctgtccatgatggtgagtggggggagagcagggggtttctcctgaagtccacaatcatctccactgtcttgatcgtgttcagctccaggttgttgaGACTGCACCAGGCAGCCAACcattcaacctccagtctgtaggcAGACTCGTCACCGCCCTGGATGTGGCCGAttagtgtggtgttgtctgcaaacttcaggagcttgacagaggggtcattagaggtgcagtcgttagtgtacagagagaagagaagtaggggggagaggacacaaccctgTGGGgtgccagtgctgatggtgagggtgctggatttgagattccccagtcgcactagctgctgcctgtctgtcagaaagctggtgatccgctgacagacagaggagggcatgGAGAGCTGGGTTATtttgggctggaggagtgatgggaCGATAGTGttaaaagcagagctgaagtccacaaacaggatcctcacataactccatggtctgtccagatgctgcagaacataatgcagtcccatattgactacatcattcacagacctatTTGCTCtataggcaaactgcagagggtccagtaaaggtccagtgatgtccttcagataagccaacaccagtctttcaaatgatttcatgaccacagacaTTAGAGCCACAGGTTTGTAGTCATTTAGTCAGGTAATTTTGGATTTCTTTGGAAATTGGTTATCAAAAAGGTGATTATTATAGATAAGGTTGGCCAAATAGAATTAATACTGCAGTAAGCAGGAAATTTATGTCTAGAAATTTACTAGACAAATCTTCTTGGCTTATAGtaaaacaaaatgcaataaACACATTGATAAACACAAACTCTAAATTTTGTGAAAATTCTAGCACAAATGGGATCATTCACTCTGAAGCTTATAAGTACATAgataaacacatttctattatttatccATGTACTTATAAGCTCCAGAATGAATGATCCCATTAATGTTTGTACTAGGATTTCCTTAACGTATACAGAACCGTGAAAAGAAATGATGTAAGGAAAAGCCTTTAGAATTAACAAAATGATTTGATAAAtgattctaaataaaatatttttatgaggagtatacagtaataaattaaatgaagttTCAAGTTGATGCGACAACCTGATTTTTTAGTCTCAGGTACATTTTTCGATGGATTTATTGGACAATTTGCTGGCACACTTTAATGAGCATCTTGAAGATTATGCAACAATTCTTCTGGAAACTTTaacttttgcacttttttaattaaaaaaaaattcagtagcATTCATCATGTTTTCTGTCTCAGAAGTGATGGGTTGTATTTAATTTGTTGCTTTCTTTCCACCAGCGCAatcatttttcttaaataatattgcacaaatcataaaataaacagaatatcTAACAAAATATGTACTAAGAAATATGGTGCATACAATATAAGCATTATGTTGTTTTAAAATAGTTCAAATGCAATtcatttttaccttttattCAGATCAAAATAAtgcaatgttttaattttttttaaatatcgaACTTTATATGTGATTTTCTCCAACTCCACATATTGATATGATATATGATCTTTATATTATACAGGCTATATTCAAGTTATTTTGATATAAGAATGAAACGAAtcattgattcttttttttgaaGAAACTAAAACAGATGAATTTACTCCATGTTACATTacctctgtttcttttttgtacTTTGATTTCACACCCCTGCTGTTAGGAGGATCTCCTGGCATGAGAAAtagctttgtgtgttttagacacaaaaatacaaatatattcaatgttggtgattttaaatattattttctcaACATGTGAACACTCCATCCATTTGTAAACAGCATACAGAGCCCAAGATGGTGATTACAATTAAGTTCAATAATGTTTAGCTCAAAATGCTTGAGGGAAAAACAGCTATAACCAGCACTCAAGATCCAATTTTAAATCAGAAGCTCAACCTCAccaccagctcacacacttcTCTGCACAACATCAAAAGAACAGATACAACCTTGCTAAGCTTGCCTTGGTTAAAGAAACTCACCAGAATGTGTCTAAGCTCATTAACAAACCAGTATGTTAGACTATTTAAAATGTACGCAGGAATGGAAACCAATTTATCAGATATTTTCAATGAGAAAACACAAACTAATTATTTTATCGCAGcaagtcaggacactgttggtaCAAATTTGAAAGAACAGTGAGAATGATTGAAAATA
The Tachysurus vachellii isolate PV-2020 chromosome 6, HZAU_Pvac_v1, whole genome shotgun sequence genome window above contains:
- the gabrg1 gene encoding gamma-aminobutyric acid receptor subunit gamma-1 isoform X2 codes for the protein MQCAPSVPVQHKPLLAQTHVFGSFLLGFARVSQAVSSSLSESCYFGIMVRTHPRRRRDALVWLLPGLLGVCIAFGHSKAEEEDYEDVPINKTWVLSPKVYDSDVTLILNKLLQGYDNKLRPDIGVRPTIIETAVYVNSIGPVDPINMEYTIDIFFAQTWYDSRLKFNSSMKLLMLNSNMVGKIWIPDTFFRNSRKSDAHWITTPNRLLRLWSNGRVMYTLRLTINAECYLKLHNFPMDEHSCPLEFSSYGYPKHEIQYRWQRRAVEVADQRYWRLYQFAFVGLRNSSDVAHTQSGEYVIMTIFFDLSRRMGYFTIQTYIPCSMIVVLSWVSFWINKDAVPARTSLGITTVLTMTTLSTISRKSLPKVSYVTAMDLFVSVCFIFTFAALMEYGTLHYFTSNRQNKKTKSSSAPKSSMENIRPGTSLLQMNNIAPYHDDDDDFTYECLDGKDCTSFFCCFDDCRSGAWRENRMHVHVSKIDSYSRIFFPTAFGLFNLVYWIGYLYLI
- the gabrg1 gene encoding gamma-aminobutyric acid receptor subunit gamma-1 isoform X1 yields the protein MQCAPSVPVQHKPLLAQTHVFGSFLLGFARVSQAVSSSLSESCYFGIMVRTHPRRRRDALVWLLPGLLGVCIAFGHSKAEEEDYEDVPINKTWVLSPKVYDSDVTLILNKLLQGYDNKLRPDIGGKPTIIETAVYVNSIGPVDPINMEYTIDIFFAQTWYDSRLKFNSSMKLLMLNSNMVGKIWIPDTFFRNSRKSDAHWITTPNRLLRLWSNGRVMYTLRLTINAECYLKLHNFPMDEHSCPLEFSSYGYPKHEIQYRWQRRAVEVADQRYWRLYQFAFVGLRNSSDVAHTQSGEYVIMTIFFDLSRRMGYFTIQTYIPCSMIVVLSWVSFWINKDAVPARTSLGITTVLTMTTLSTISRKSLPKVSYVTAMDLFVSVCFIFTFAALMEYGTLHYFTSNRQNKKTKSSSAPKSSMENIRPGTSLLQMNNIAPYHDDDDDFTYECLDGKDCTSFFCCFDDCRSGAWRENRMHVHVSKIDSYSRIFFPTAFGLFNLVYWIGYLYLI